A genomic region of Zea mays cultivar B73 chromosome 6, Zm-B73-REFERENCE-NAM-5.0, whole genome shotgun sequence contains the following coding sequences:
- the LOC100276957 gene encoding uncharacterized protein LOC100276957, with the protein MAAAAISLPRSPSLLQPTRRRSAPPACTQSERGVSFDPGSAFYRSDSAAGRDLAVLAATLHRRRGRPDPSAPFLCLDAMCGCGVRALRYLAQAGADFVWANDASEALRPIILANLCRFERGSPEAVAGCRRWVVSHNDATRLLAERYLRREYFDVIDVDSFGGDAAYVRAALLALKIGGLLYLTSTDWRSARGYGSRSSLSSYGAYVRPMPYPNEVGLRMVIGGAAREASLLGFHITPLFSYFAYHGPIYRVMVQLCNGKDDGISNYGFICHCKSCGQSQTFGFDELGQISCGCTDTTDADSITVVGPLWTGPLHDASFLTEMLGLANEWGWACTIENGVSLEKLLGMMIEESDPRLPPGYIRLDEISRRAKVNSPPLGTLINSLRKEGFSACRSHISANTIKTNCSMASCIDVARGIRNSR; encoded by the exons ATGGCCGCCGCCGCTATCTCTTTGCCccgctctccctctctccttcAACCCACGCGCCGGCGCTCAGCGCCACCAGCCTGCACGCAGTCCGAGCGCGGCGTCTCCTTCGACCCCGGCTCCGCCTTCTACCGCAGCGACAGCGCCGCGGGTcgtgacctcgccgtcctcgcagCCACTCTCCACCGCCGCCGTGGCCGTCCCGACCCTTCCGCCCCATTCCTCTGCCTCGATGCTATGTGCGGCTGTGGCGTCCGCGCGCTCCGCTACCTCGCGCAGGCCGGCGCCGACTTCGTCTGGGCCAACGACGCCTCCGAGGCGCTTCGCCCCATCATCCTTGCCAACCTCTGTCGCTTTGAGCGGGGCTCGCCGGAAGCGGTGGCGGGGTGCAGGAGGTGGGTGGTGTCGCACAACGACGCCACCCGTCTGCTCGCAGAGCGCTACCTCCGGCGCGAGTACTTCGATGTCATCGACGTCGACTCGTTCGGCGGCGACGCCGCTTACGTGAGGGCAGCGCTCTTGGCGCTCAAAATTGGGGGGCTGCTCTACCTGACGTCCACGGATTGGCGGTCGGCGAGAGGATATGGGTCGAGAAG CTCTTTGTCTTCATATGGAGCGTATGTTCGTCCAATGCCATATCCAAATGAGGTCGGTTTGCGAATGGTTATAGGTGGCGCTGCACGGGAAGCATCTCTTTTGGGATTTCACATAACACCCCTATTCTCGTATTTTGCGTATCATGGTCCTATTTATCGAGTAATGGTACAACTATGCAACGGAAAAGATGATGGCATCAG TAACTATGGCTTCATTTGTCATTGCAAGAGTTGTGGTCAGTCTCAAACTTTTGGATTTGATGAGCTGGGGCAGATTTCTTGTGGATGTACAGACACAACA GATGCCGATTCAATCACTGTTGTAGGCCCACTTTGGACAGGTCCTCTCCACGATGCCTCTTTCCTTACCGAAATGCTAGGCTTGGCCAACGAATGGGGATGGGCATGCACAATTGAAAATGGTGTCTCTTTGGAAAAACTTCTTGGCATGATGATTGAAGAGAGTGACCCGAGGTTGCCTCCTGGATATATAAGACTTGATGAG ATTTCGAGACGAGCAAAAGTTAACTCTCCCCCACTCGGCACCCTCATCAATTCATTGCGGAAG GAGGGGTTTTCTGCTTGTAGATCTCATATTAGTGCAAATACAATCAAGACCAACTGTTCAATGGCTTCTTGCATCGATGTTGCCCGGGGCATCCGAAACTCAAGATGA